ATATTGGCTCGAACTCGATTCGCTTGGTTGTCTATCAGGGGCCGGAGCGGCTGCCGGCGATCCTTTTTAACGAGAAGGTGATGGCCGGGCTGGGCCGCGGGCTTGCCGAGACCGGGGCGATTGCCGCCTCCGCGCTCGACGTTGCGGCCGACGCGCTCGCGCGCTTCGCTGCGGTCGCGCGCGAGATGGAGGTGAACCGCCTTCGCACCGTCGCCACCGCCGCGGTGCGCGACGCCTCGAACGGCAAGGTGTTGCTCAACACCGCGCGCGACCTCGCGCTTGAGGTCGAATTGCTCTCGGGCGAGGAGGAGGCGACCGCTGCCGGCTACGGCGTGCTTTCGGCTATTCCGCTGGCGGATGGCATCGTCGGCGATCTCGGTGGCGGCAGCCTTGAGCTGATCCGGGTTCATGGCGGCAAGGTGCACGAGCGCGTGTCTTTTCCGCTCGGCGTGCTGCGGATTGCGGCTCTGCGCGCGAAGGGGCAGGGCGCGCTTCAACGCTATGTCGCGAAGGCGCTGCAGGAGGCCGGCTGGTTGCATAAGGGCCATGGGCTTCCGCTGTATCTGGTCGGCGGCTCCTGGCGCACGCTCGCGCGGCTCGACATGCATCTCGGGCAATATCCGCTGCCGGTGATCCACCAATATTCCATGTCGGCAGAGGCGATCGCGCGGATGGGGCGCACGATCAGCCACGTCAACAAGAGCTGGCTGCGCGCGATTCCCGGCCTGTCGGCGGCACGATCGGCCAACCTCGGCGACGCCACCGCGCTGCT
Above is a genomic segment from Sphingomonas sp. HMP6 containing:
- a CDS encoding Ppx/GppA family phosphatase, which translates into the protein MATLLFRKPKSETVVEPRTGIIDIGSNSIRLVVYQGPERLPAILFNEKVMAGLGRGLAETGAIAASALDVAADALARFAAVAREMEVNRLRTVATAAVRDASNGKVLLNTARDLALEVELLSGEEEATAAGYGVLSAIPLADGIVGDLGGGSLELIRVHGGKVHERVSFPLGVLRIAALRAKGQGALQRYVAKALQEAGWLHKGHGLPLYLVGGSWRTLARLDMHLGQYPLPVIHQYSMSAEAIARMGRTISHVNKSWLRAIPGLSAARSANLGDATALLTVLLKHLGSETTIVSAFGLREGLLYGALDPAVRAQDPLIVAARDEGRRHGRFAEHGDLLDRWIAPLFTRDEPEMARLRLAACLLADVGWRANPEFRAERGVEVALHGNWVAIDARGRALVAQALYTSLGGGTETPAPIGVLASPADLKRAVQWGLAMRLGQRMSGGLAGPLQRTSIADDGATLTLHVAPSDRALYSETVERRHASLATALGRKALITD